One segment of Plasmodium vivax chromosome 14, whole genome shotgun sequence DNA contains the following:
- a CDS encoding small GTPase rab11, putative (encoded by transcript PVX_122840A) translates to MSMKEDYYDYLFKIVLIGDSGVGKSNLLSRFTRDEFNLESKSTIGVEFATKSIQLKNNKIIKAQIWDTAGQERYRAITSAYYRGAVGALLVYDITKKNSFENIEKWLKELRDNADSNIVILLVGNKSDLKHLRVINDNEATQFAKKEKLAFIETSALEATNVELAFHQLLNEIYNVRQKKQGTKNEDSMSIQPRGKKINVTKEKIKETTRETNKTMHILVPRLSVYMADV, encoded by the exons atgtcaATGAAGGAAGATTACTACGACTACCTGTTTAAAA TTGTTCTGATAGGAGATTCCGGCGTGGGGAAATCGAACTTACTCTCCAG ATTCACGAGAGACGAATTCAACCTGGAAAGTAAAAGCACCATAGGTGTAGAATTCGCGACAAAAAGCATtcagttaaaaaataataaaataataaaagcaCAGATATGGGACACTGCCGGGCAAGAGAGATATAGGGCCATCACCTCAGCGTATTATCGAGGGGCAGTTGGGGCCTTGCTTGTGTACgacataacaaaaaaaaactcattcGAAAATATTGAAAAGTGGCTGAAGGAGTTAAGAGATAATGCTGATTCTAACATTGTTATCCTACTGGTTGGCAACAAAAGTGACTTAAAACATTTACGTGTAATAAACGATAATGAAGCAACTCAGTTTGCGAAGAAAGAAAAGTTGGCCTTCATAGAGACCTCTGCTCTGGAGGCCACCAACGTGGAACTAGCATTTCACCAGTTACTGAATG AAATTTACAACGTCCGGCAGAAAAAACAAGGCacgaaaaatgaagacaGCATGTCCATCCAACCtcgcgggaaaaaaataaatgttacaaaggaaaaaataaaagaaacgACGAGAGAAACGAATAAGACGATGCACATTTTGGTGCCGCGTTTGAGCGTCTACATGGCAGACGTTtga
- a CDS encoding hypothetical protein, conserved (encoded by transcript PVX_122835A) — protein MSCFAQGEAANKISEIEKKCEESLNEILRSANEVTEISKKAEEELEHQTEQIKHINKETENIEENLNQSQYHLEGIKYWWKNINSFLGFESFNSSENKTVNNQLNNSTKKKTSHNYNHKYVKNDDKFCRSALNIQGAPKRKGTFEEKYESDLTTLSSMLDELHTRALVMGNTINEQNRMLGDVNDKMENNIEKIRDQQKLMKEIMKK, from the exons ATGAGCTGCTTTGCACAAGGCGAGGCTGCCAAT AAAATAAGTgagattgaaaaaaaatgcgaagaaaGCTTGAATGAAATATTAAGGTCAGCAAATGAAGTCACCGAAATTTCGaaaaaagcggaagaggAGTTAGAACATCAGACAG aacaaataaaacatatcAATAAGGAGACCGAAAATATTGAGGAAAACCTGAATCAAAGTCAGTACCACTTGGAAGGAATAAAATACTGGTGGAAAAACATAAACTCATTCCTAGGGTTCGAATCGTTTAACAGTAGCGAAAATAAAACCGTAAATAATCAGCTAAATAACAgcacgaagaaaaaaacaagtcataattataatcatAAATATGTGAAGAATGACGACAAGTTTTGTAGAAGCGCTCTGAATATACAAGGGGCACCAAAAA GGAAAGGCACATTCGAAGAAAAATACGAAAGCGACTTGACTACCCTGTCTTCCATG CTGGACGAATTGCACACGAGGGCCTTGGTCATGGGGAACACAATAAACGAGCAGAACAGGATG CTAGGGGATGTTAACGATAAGATGGAAAACAACATAGAGAAAATCCGGGATCAGCAAAAATTGATGAaggaaattatgaaaaagtgA
- a CDS encoding hypothetical protein, conserved (encoded by transcript PVX_122825A): MKRDGEQKGGGKKGRRKGERRKRERRKSEGAQKEGAPKEESQNGREKTKQIEQLGDPPRGLPSEEDSAPNDFRRTSWIYKDIENMLKEANEKCSNLNERGALGRGIELGAFPGRSENSAKLPSQVNSSGRDKLSSSVNASGLAKMSSSSSSRSPTNSNSPKHLTSSHSSVATASQSSSNRSDEMDDLSLSDELSVNEDFTGDNENGSSSVATSSGDGMSSDSKSDSSDSHDRSSDEGGAQKSLTGGTSSNAREEENQPNVYYNCITIFSLNSYLYNDMYRYNPHLYGIYETCRNNERRCKKIGLLSSQFDLIFLRSVFGKYQKNLYDVLKYTHTVLLDNVPSSYGILNEILYTLQNYVDGNGGLFICWRKKLFHLSYYDYMFLSSDILFKRKVIKIVKLIFKGKYSLYILHCEFDLYSAQNKMSNLDDLVMLMKKTLWKIYLFQIFYINRRRFKRREAPPCNVEGLPPHEHVDKIEAIAKMSREEKELHTRGEVVGPFSNQGDEEKGDSTHSHNGDAPDKSTANQTDKPVTTMTFRNSSMLVIGSFNIDVHEEGALYEKVVNLNGQGKMKDLFFYKNINYKLQKTYDIVDRKNTLVSGLNYSFGLTDNIFLVESFFLNTEDITELTYLFSPSDVISEKMSKLNKSLSGYNLENFSQLINKNGVLIKFQDVFNYGVDILTQKRGKEFSDHWALSARVHLKNPSKSVNLHIEKQLRNFLLNVDRYFVLGKRSYHELCDVVSSALSGEQNPNRGGRHAGGPFKKKNHNEGAPMDKYNYAQRCIISSANINCIHRVERRLYNTLSRCFESD; the protein is encoded by the coding sequence atgaaaagggatggggagcaaaaggggggaggaaaaaaggggagaagaaaaggggaaagacgtaaaagagaaagaagaaaaagtgaagGAGCCCAAAAGGAAGGAGCCCCAAAGGAGGAATCCCAAaatgggagggaaaaaacgaaacagaTCGAGCAGCTCGGAGACCCCCCCCGCGGCCTACCCTCCGAGGAAGACTCTGCGCCAAACGATTTTAGGCGAACCAGCTGGATATACAAAGATATAGAGAATATGCTGAAGGaggcaaatgaaaaatgcagCAATTTAAACGAGAGAGGTGCATTGGGCAGAGGCATAGAATTGGGGGCCTTTCCTGGGAGGAGTGAGAATTCGGCGAAATTGCCCAGCCAAGTCAACTCAAGTGGGCGAGACAAACTGTCCAGTTCGGTCAACGCAAGCGGACTAGCTAAAATGTCCAGTTCGTCCAGCTCGCGCAGCCCAACCAATTCGAACTCACCAAAGCACCTCACGTCAAGTCACTCCTCCGTAGCGACTGCCTCCCaaagcagcagcaacagGTCGGACGAAATGGACGACTTGTCTCTTAGCGATGAATTGTCCGTTAACGAAGATTTTACGGGGGATAATGAAAATGGAAGTAGCTCCGTGGCTACATCGAGCGGGGATGGAATGAGCAGCGATAGCAAAAGTGACAGTAGCGACAGTCACGATCGGAGTAGCGATGAGGGAGGAGCTCAAAAGAGCCTCACTGGAGGTACATCGAGCAATGCGCGTGAGGAGGAGAACCAGCCAAACGTGTACTACAACTGCAtaaccattttttctctGAACAGCTACCTGTACAATGACATGTACCGATACAACCCCCACCTGTACGGCATTTACGAAACCTGCAGAAATAACGAAAggaggtgcaaaaaaattggcctACTTTCCTCCCAATTCGACTTAATATTCCTCAGATCTGTTTTCggaaaatatcaaaaaaatttatacgaTGTGTTGAAATATACCCATACTGTGCTGCTGGACAATGTGCCCTCATCGTATGgcattttaaatgaaattttatatacccTCCAGAATTATGTGGACGGGAATGGGGGGCTATTCATCTGCTGGAGGAAGAAACTCTTCCACTTGTCCTACTACGATTACATGTTTTTATCATCCgacattttgtttaaaaggaaagttataaaaattgtgaaattaatttttaaaggaaaatacaGTTTGTACATTTTACACTGCGAATTTGATTTGTATAGCGCTCAAAATAAGATGAGCAATCTGGACGATCTAGTTATGCTGATGAAGAAAACGTTGTGGAAAATTTACCTCTTCCagatattttacataaatagGAGACGATTCAAACGTAGGGAAGCACCTCCGTGCAATGTGGAGGGATTGCCTCCACATGAGCATGTTGACAAAATTGAGGCaatagcaaaaatgagcagggaggagaaggaactacacacgaggggggaagtggtAGGTCCATTTTCCAACCAGggggatgaagaaaaaggggatagCACCCACAGTCATAATGGCGACGCACCGGACAAGTCGACGGCAAACCAAACGGATAAACCCGTAACAACCATGACCTTTAGAAACAGCTCCATGTTAGTTATCGGAAGCTTCAACATAGACGTCCATGAGGAGGGGGCACTGTACGAAAAAGTTGTAAATTTGAACGGCCAAGGCAAAATgaaagatttatttttttacaaaaatattaattataaattgcaaaaaacGTACGACATTGTGGATCGGAAAAACACCCTGGTTAGCGGATTGAACTACTCATTTGGCCTGACGGATAATATTTTCCTCGTAGAGTCCTTTTTCCTCAACACGGAAGACATCACGGAATTGACCTATTTATTTAGCCCCTCAGATGTGATCTCcgaaaaaatgagcaagtTAAATAAATCCCTAAGTGGGTACAATTTGGAAAACTTTTCCCAActgattaacaaaaatggagtgCTCATAAAATTCCAAGACGTCTTTAACTACGGAGTGGATATACTAACGCAGAAGAGGGGCAAAGAGTTTAGTGACCATTGGGCTTTATCTGCACGGGTTCATCTAAAGAATCCCAGCAAAAGTGTCAACCTCCATATAGAGAAGCAACTCCGTAACTTCTTGCTCAACGTTGACAGGTACTTCGTTTTGGGGAAAAGGTCCTACCACGAGCTGTGCGATGTGGTCAGCTCTGCCCTCTCGGGGGAGCAGAACCCCAATCGGGGCGGCAGACATGCAGGGGgtccatttaaaaaaaagaaccacaATGAAGGAGCCCCAATGGACAAGTATAACTACGCACAAAGGTGCATAATATCAAGTGCCAACATTAATTGCATTCACAGGGTGGAAAGACGGCTGTACAACACCCTGTCCCGGTGCTTCGAATCTGATTGA
- a CDS encoding big signal peptidase, putative (encoded by transcript PVX_122830A): protein MNRSSHYVKRSYALNFLRKNILHTNRVNHSSFSYHGSGKGEDILHKCYANFLEERKRLQNVLCRSTNICKFVLPPRSRTPPLRYYAEKKKRGNNKYKAKKRKKYFFNFAKINNPLNFIKKIILSFLLIFGINNYIIDMTLTSGSSMCPLINKNGVILFYVCDDTVRFIHQARTILLYSCINLLLRCYAVIGSNFEQAYMVLLNNKIFSLVEKLKKRITENKHVYRRGDVVLLTSPVNDKKRVCKRIIAIGNDKLFVDNINAFVHVPKDNVWIEGDNKMDSFDSRNYGFVHMDLIIGRVIFLLDPFIDFRFISNKTS, encoded by the coding sequence ATGAACAGAAGTAGCCATTACGTCAAAAGATCATATGcactaaattttttacggaaaaatattttacacacAAATAGGGTTAATCATAGCTCGTTTAGCTACCATGGGAGCGGTAAGGGAGAGGATATACTCCATAAATGCtatgccaattttttggaggaaagaaaaaggctgCAAAATGTACTGTGTAGAAGCACGAACATTTGCAAGTTTGTATTACCCCCAAGGAGTAGGACTCCTCCGTTGAGGTACTACGctgagaagaagaaaagaggtaacaataaatacaaagcgaaaaaaaggaaaaaatattttttcaattttgcaaaaattaataaccccttgaattttataaaaaagattatattatcctttttacttatttttggaataaataattatattatcgACATGACGCTGACGAGCGGATCGAGCATGTGTccattaataaataaaaacggaGTCATCTTATTCTATGTGTGTGATGATACCGTAAGATTTATTCACCAAGCGCGCACCATCCTTCTGTACAGCTGTATAAATCTGCTGCTTCGTTGTTACGCCGTAATTGGGTCCAACTTTGAGCAAGCCTATATGGtccttttaaataataaaattttcagcTTGGtagaaaagttaaaaaaaagaattacagAAAATAAACATGTTTACAGAAGAGGCGATGTCGTGTTGTTAACTTCTCCTGtgaatgacaaaaaaagagTGTGTAAAAGGATTATTGCCATAGGGAATGATAAATTATTCGTTGATAATATAAACGCCTTTGTTCACGTCCCTAAGGATAACGTATGGATAGAAGGGGACAACAAAATGGATTCTTTTGACAGTCGAAATTACGGATTTGTTCATATGGATTTAATAATTGGCAGAGTCATTTTCTTGCTCGACCCGTTTATCGACTTCCGCTTTATTAGTAACAAAACGAGTTGA
- a CDS encoding hypothetical protein, conserved (encoded by transcript PVX_122820A), producing the protein MEYKLEFLSYLLIFKKKNERIAKFDEQIKTCINIFEKALIDEEELAYLFEKNILDINPCVRSLCWKLALKHLSLNTRRWNEELAEKKKLYEDYIKCFVLNPLRGEQTGAGEAVEAVEAGTKLSGDPNEDTSSTNLDDDSDANFINCELFSQINKDTFRTRPELSFFNLNPQQTINNNVKILNSLISIEEFEEEPEEEIPSLVNIKEMGEGPSEQTEPKAENAPGGKEESINGVQTAQRGANEEGAKEQHSNEQQANEQGAPLADEASPNFTTNSREDTQSCQKKNHYEHCFGDHSADVCDIVNPKRHYDLLCRILFIYAKIHPYVKYVQGMNEILAPLYFIIFNDPLCNCPVQGEADTFFCFIELMQKQKDVFCEGLDNTDDGINGKLKKFSLLLRIKEYEIWKKLYTLKIETQYYALKWILLLLTQEFDMADTIILYDHFIINNDENFILYICLVICTKLKSSLLCGNFTVNLKLLQNIPPFDPYDIIYEAKKLMCHDFKNSFDITDVYNQYYGKKKKMNSWESLRNCSSSIVEGDSSSYEDLSNMDEGESGSRRGSLLKSLRNKSIVQNIKNYISNKMDMAKRADADLDFDEL; encoded by the coding sequence ATGGAGTACAAGCTGGAATTTTTGAGCTACCtactcatttttaaaaaaaaaaatgaacgaattgCAAAGTTCGACGAGCAAATAAAAACCTGCATTAACATATTCGAAAAGGCGTTAATTGACGAGGAGGAATTGGCCTACCTGTTcgagaaaaacattttagaCATTAACCCGTGTGTTCGCTCCCTATGTTGGAAGCTGGCTTTGAAGCACCTCAGTTTAAACACGAGGAGGTGGAATGAGGAACTGGccgaaaagaagaagctgtaCGAGGATTATATAAAGTGCTTTGTACTGAATCCGCTCAGGGGGGAGCAAACTGGCGCAGGGGAGGCGGTGGAGGCGGTGGAAGCGGGGACCAAATTGAGCGGAGACCCCAATGAAGACACGTCCTCCACCAATTTGGACGACGACTCAGACGCCAACTTCATAAACTGCGAACTGTTCAGCCAAATTAATAAGGACACGTTTCGAACGAGACCCGAgttgtctttttttaatttgaaccCTCAGCAGACGATTAacaataatgtaaaaatactGAACAGCTTAATTAGTATAGAAGAGTTTGAAGAAGAGCCGGAAGAGGAAATACCATCTCTGGTCAACATAAAGGAGATGGGGGAGGGGCCCTCCGAGCAGACAGAACCCAAAGCGGAGAATGCGCCagggggaaaggaagaaTCGATTAACGGTGTGCAAACTGCACAGAGAGGGGCAAATGAAGAAGGCGCAAAAGAACAGCACTCAAATGAGCAACAGGCAAATGAACAGGGCGCCCCCCTTGCCGATGAAGCCTCCCCCAATTTTACCACCAACTCGAGGGAGGACACACAAAgttgccaaaaaaagaaccacTATGAACACTGCTTCGGTGACCACTCAGCAGATGTGTGCGACATTGTTAACCCGAAAAGGCATTACGATCTGTTGTGTAGAATTCTATtcatatatgcaaaaattcaCCCCTATGTTAAGTACGTCCAAGGGATGAATGAAATTCTAGCCCccctatattttattatttttaatgaccCCCTATGTAACTGCCCTGTGCAAGGAGAAGCGGACacttttttctgcttcatcGAGTTAATGCAAAAACAGAAAGATGTTTTCTGTGAAGGGTTAGACAACACAGATGATGGAATTAATGGAAAGCTAAAAaagttttcccttttgttaagaataaaagaatacgaaatttggaaaaaattatacactcTAAAAATAGAAACGCAATATTATGCCCTAAAATGGATTCTTTTATTACTAACTCAGGAATTTGATATGGCAGACACCATCATATTGTATGACCACTTTATCATTAATAATGATGAgaacttcattttgtatatatgtcTAGTCATCTGTACGAAACTGAAGAGCTCCCTTTTGTGTGGGAACTTCACTGTGAACCTCaaacttttgcaaaacatcCCTCCATTTGATCCTTATGATATCATTTATGAagctaaaaaattaatgtgccacgattttaaaaacagcTTTGACATCACAGATGTGTATAATCAATattatggaaaaaagaaaaaaatgaactcgTGGGAAAGCCTACGAAACTGTAGTAGTAGCATTGTCGAGGGGGACTCCTCTTCTTATGAAGACCTCTCCAACATGGAcgagggggaaagcggcagcAGGCGCGGCTCTCTCCTCAAGTCCCTTCGCAATAAATCCATTGTGCAAAATATTAAGAATTATATAAgcaacaaaatggacatGGCAAAAAGGGCCGATGCCGATTTGGACTTCGACGAGTTGTGA
- a CDS encoding hypothetical protein, conserved (encoded by transcript PVX_122845A) gives MEERNVLEYAEVIIDRQRDKINELEKKLIELRSSSEELQKNALKNDEENKTLRLELNRKKENDMMLSMQLSKENEFLQKINVLEKQLLKRDTLLEELNNLLKKRKYEYELLLQEKENLTNTVNMMRSDICKNKKKEKLKEEEFLNNEKESENFLNLYKNNNEELHITKRCLIQIETELHLYKKQNEKQKNEIQRLYKIISCMNKEKALTPPVVLALQNDYVRGRNGKALNDYMQVKTIQDPPPGLSTQMENKATILKHMSPEKKLQQRIAYDENLLKLNLMQSQEQKNLFNKILETLNKIQHVKSGDNKIDFFFSSNVLHFFESNKEQKFLCTNNASLNNSFSLTTESAEDSSHLSDASSNNPLEKKAHLRKSKKDKKRKKKQKKEKKKKKKKKKKNDMLPHAPFSIKKSKKGKKKKERRRVSAKHTLAGSEHSSSEDDNSDAQHGLVGKTNTISDGTSHGTSEETTSEEDTHSDGEGVESESGSSASSDGKSSHSKSDDDASSDSQSDSHPPRAKRKHQTGGTSDESASDTDGDNINHMKNKQSYTENKRALLNYENYKEKFIGITNKEIFIYNKKGDEEPVYIIKNKNVKNVKTFYSKQVYVLEYISFDNILQKHYFLIKNDDKSLRMFYALQYAGFIKHDVDKFEEEEEEEEEESKRDYVARLNKNYYENKAHSVSDQQERDSYYSKLSSSSPEITVNVFTPNGIDRNGNNVPYLCNNVLMKRNPKNNHLMLKNFNNKKAFINCQDYHMDYKNNKFTLYFNDFKDQHIILPKSKGCTGILQDILNQMSWKNSHQLCEPGNKDAYGDEDVDSSDVSSYDSEGLAAGKGKYDARGKMGERGANRGRAADRGMYAERERNGEGVREGVREGVRDGGRDGDRDWSRDGGRDFFREVDRSRSREMAPKRESEGDRKMGIPRKGFTDKGVERENDKAKEREWEQKPEGEKEREGEKDTEGGKDDILANLNMPDKMEDTFCIKENVLYISKDGNPFKKDQMSFNDENAFKFQNENLQILKDDGAQELTFIKREENKDEETYIFHYPKKEKYDHLISKLSKNNFNVIQKNVYDKMKKQGKNEEREKKSFNAESDGNAEPGEDKIEKADKFIKNNQVVVIEKGVLSIYKDYGNENSVPIIKFTSDFCDVQANAQNGEISIKETSKDSSDRIVLDCLNKTEFHRWKNALCFGGFIKGENVSSSYMNLKKHIFSINLFDNLDIKSSVRVNNNFIYIYPNNEISKPLFSFDKEKIELVLISDLRKIRIYMQRDTIYEQRYDITIALARDFASIKEQIEKYNFHTLNKKKTHKIRKPFVLCKTNIIAIHKDKYKLKPDLILDKKNCTALFDKNKFTVTFKIKSKLDSTQEDIKTLTLSNAVNFNKWLVTLKVASFIPGFHEIEDDISFPTIVFGHTCPEATSLLGKRNSFMDFFKK, from the coding sequence ATGGAGGAAAGGAACGTGCTCGAGTACGCGGAAGTGATAATCGACCGGCAGAGAGACAAGATCAACGAGCTGGAGAAGAAGCTCATCGAGCTGCGAAGCAGCAGTGAAgagctgcaaaaaaatgccctgaaaaatgacgaagaaaataaaaccctCAGACTGGAActaaacagaaaaaaggaaaacgacATGATGCTGAGCATGCAACTAAGTAAAGAAAAtgaatttcttcaaaaaatcaACGTACTGGAAAAGCAGCTACTCAAAAGAGACACCCTCCTGGAGGAATTAAACaaccttttgaaaaaaagaaaatatgaatacgAATTGTTATtacaggaaaaagaaaacctaACAAATACTGTTAACATGATGAGAAGtgatatatgtaaaaataagaaaaaggaaaaactaaaggaagaagaattcctaaataatgaaaaggaaagtgAAAATTTCCTAAAtctgtataaaaataataatgaagaaTTGCACATCACCAAGAGATGCTTAATTCAAATTGAGACCGAACTacatttgtataaaaaacaaaacgaaaaacagaaaaatgaaatacagAGGCTGTACAAAATAATTAGCTGTATGAACAAAGAAAAGGCTCTTACTCCCCCTGTCGTATTAGCCTTACAAAATGATTATGTCAGAGGTAGAAATGGTAAAGCGCTAAATGATTATATGCAAGTGAAGACCATTCAGGACCCCCCCCCGGGTCTTTCAACACAAATGGAGAATAAGGCAACCATACTGAAGCACATGAGTCCTGAAAAGAAGCTGCAGCAAAGGATAGCCTATGATGAAAATTtactaaaattaaatttaatgcaGTCGCAGGAACAGAAAAAtctatttaacaaaatattagAAACGTTAAACAAAATTCAGCATGTGAAATCTGGCGATAATAAAatcgattttttcttttcctccaacgttttgcacttttttgaAAGTAACAAGGAGCAGAAATTCTTGTGCACAAATAATGCCTCACTAAATAATTCATTCAGCTTAACCACCGAGTCGGCGGAAGACTCCAGCCATTTGTCGGACGCCAGTTCTAACAACCCActagaaaaaaaggcgcacttAAGGAAGAGCaagaaggataaaaaaaggaagaaaaaacaaaagaaggagaaaaagaagaagaagaaaaagaaaaaaaaaaatgacatgcTTCCTCACGCTCCTTTTTCAATcaagaaaagtaaaaagggcaagaaaaaaaaggaaaggcgCAGAGTTAGTGCGAAGCACACATTAGCAGGGTCGGAACACAGCTCCAGTGAAGATGATAACAGCGATGCGCAGCATGGCCTTGTGGGAAAAACGAACACCATCAGTGATGGTACAAGTCACGGAACAAGTGAAGAGACCACCAGCGAGGAGGACACACACAGTGATGGCGAAGGTGTAGAAAGCGAAAGCGGCAGTAGCGCAAGCAGTGATGGTAAAAGTAGCCATAGCAAAAGTGATGATGACGCGAGCAGCGATTCACAGAGCGACTCGCATCCCCCCCGTGCCAAACGGAAACATCAGACAGGAGGCACCAGCGACGAGTCAGCAAGTGACACAGATGGGGACAACATCAACCATATGAAGAACAAACAGAGTTATACAGAAAATAAGAGGGCACTATTAAATTATGAgaattataaagaaaaattcataGGAATTacaaataaagaaatatttatatataacaaaaaaggggacgaaGAACCAGtgtacattataaaaaataaaaatgttaaaaatgtgaagacgTTTTATAGCAAGCAGGTGTATGTGCTGGAGTATATCTCATTCGACAACATTCTACAaaagcattattttttaataaaaaatgatgataaGTCGTTGAGGATGTTCTACGCTTTGCAGTACGCAGGGTTTATCAAACATGACGTggacaaatttgaagaggaggaggaggaggaggaggaggaaagcaaaagggaTTACGTGGCAagattaaacaaaaattattatgagAACAAAGCACACAGTGTAAGTGATCAGCAGGAAAGGGATTCATATTACAGCAAACTCAGTTCGTCCTCCCCAGAAATTACTGTAAATGTATTTACTCCCAATGGGATCGACAGAAATGGTAATAACGTACCTTACTTATGTAATAATGTACTTATGAAGAGAAACCCCAAAAATAATCATCTAAtgcttaaaaattttaacaataaAAAGGCTTTTATTAACTGCCAAGATTATCATAtggattataaaaataataaattcacCCTCTATTTTAATGACTTTAAAGATCAGCATATAATACTGCCAAAGAGTAAAGGGTGCACGGGTATCCTGCAGGACATCCTAAATCAAATGAGCTGGAAAAACTCGCACCAGCTTTGCGAACCGGGCAACAAAGACGCATACGGTGATGAAGATGTGGACAGCTCGGATGTGTCTTCTTACGACTCGGAAGGGTTAGCCGcggggaaggggaaatatGATGCTAGGGGGAAAATGGGCGAGCGGGGGGCCAACAGGGGTAGAGCAGCGGATAGGGGGATGTACGCGGAAAGGGAGAGGAACGGAGAAGGGGTCAGAGAAGGGGTCAGAGAAGGGGTCAGAGATGGGGGTAGAGATGGGGACCGCGATTGGTCCCGAGATGGAGGGAGAGACTTCTTCAGAGAAGTGGACAGATCGCGCAGTAGAGAAATGGCcccgaaaagggaaagcgaAGGCGacagaaaaatgggaatCCCCAGAAAGGGCTTTACAGATAAGGGAGTAGAAAGAGAGAACGACAAAGCGAAGGAACGAGAGTGGGAACAAAAGCCGGAAGGAGAGAAAGAAcgagagggggagaaggacaCAGAGGGTGGAAAGGACGACATCCTGGCAAATTTGAACATGCCggacaaaatggaagacaCGTTCTgtataaaagaaaatgtacTTTACATATCGAAAGATGGCAACCCTTTTAAGAAGGACCAAATGAGCTTCAACGATGAAAACGCTTTTAAATTCCAAAACGAAAATTTGCAGATATTGAAAGATGATGGCGCGCAAGAATTAACCTTTATAAAgagagaagaaaataaagatgAAGAGACCTACATTTTCCACTACCCCAAGAAGGAGAAGTATGATCATTTGATATCCAAATTGAGCAAGAACAATTTTAACGTGATTcagaaaaatgtttatgataaaatgaaaaagcaaggaaaaaacgaagaaagggaaaaaaaatcctttaaTGCAGAGTCAGATGGAAATGCCGAACCGGGGGAGGATAAAATAGAGAAAGCggataaatttattaaaaacaacCAAGTAGTTGTCATCGAGAAGGGAGTTTTATCAATTTATAAAGATTACGGAAACGAGAATTCTGTTCCCATAATCAAATTTACATCCGATTTTTGTGATGTACAGGCAAATGCACAGAATGGAGAAATTAGCATAAAGGAAACGTCAAAAGATTCCAGTGATAGAATCGTTCTGGACTGCttaaataaaacagaatTCCATAGGTGGAAAAACGCGCTATGTTTCGGTGGCTtcataaaaggagaaaatgtcAGCAGTTCCTACatgaatttgaaaaaacacatattCTCCATCAATTTATTTGACAACTTGGACATAAAAAGTTCAGTCCGAGtaaataacaattttatatacatttaccCCAATAACGAAATTAGTAAGCCCTTATTTTCCTTTGACAAGGAAAAGATAGAATTGGTGCTAATTTCGGACTTGAGGAAAATACGAATTTATATGCAAAGGGATACCATATATGAGCAGCGCTACGATATAACCATTGCGCTGGCGCGCGATTTCGCGAGCATTAAAGAGCAAATAGAAAAGTACAATTTTCACAcattaaataagaaaaaaacgcataaaaTAAGAAAGCCCTTTGTACTGTGCAAAACGAATATTATTGCTATCCATAaggataaatataaattaaaaccGGACCTTATACTggacaaaaaaaactgcacagctttatttgataaaaacaaattcacGGTCAcctttaaaattaaaagtaaatTAGATAGCACTCAGGAAGACATAAAAACTCTTACCCTATCTAATGCAgttaattttaacaaatggtTGGTCACACTGAAAGTGGCTTCCTTCATACCTGGCTTTCACGAAATAGAAGATGACATTTCTTTTCCCACCATCGTTTTTGGGCACACCTGTCCCGAGGCAACTAGCTTACTTGGGAAGAGAAATTCGTTCatggatttttttaaaaaataa